The following DNA comes from Mucilaginibacter jinjuensis.
AACTACAAAAAACCGGCAAATGATACACATCCCGATGCAAAAACATCGCCTTATAAGGATAGTATCTATATGATTTTCATTCTGTTGACTACCTTGTTCGGCATGTGTTTCTTTCAAACATTTACCATTCAGCCTGTTTTCTACAAAACGATATGGCATATCGATGAACGGGTTATTGGTAGCTTAATGGCCTTAAACGGCTTAATGGTGGCCTTTATAGAAATGGTGCTCATCAACTGGCTCGAAGGCAAGCGGCATGCCTTGCGGTACATTTGCCTCGGCGTTCTGTTAACCGGTATTTCTTTAACGTTTATGAATCTGCTGCCGCCGGCTGTCTGGGTGGCTACAATGGTTATCATCGTTATCTCTTTCGGCGAAATGTTTGCCATGCCTTTCATGAACTCGTTCTGGATTGTGCGCACCAACGATAATAACCGGGGACAATATGCTGCGCTTTATACTATGGCATGGTCAGCGGCTCAAATACTGGCACCTGTTATCGGCAGCCAGATTATTGCATTGTTTGGTTACGGGGCGTTGTGGTGGTCATTGGCGTGCGTTTGTCTGGCTGCTGCTATAGGGTTCCTCCTGCTTTATAAATTGAGGTTTCAGAACCAATTGATAACTATAAAATCTGAAGTCGAATAAAAACATTAAACCCGTTTCCCTTATTTTATACCTATGATTAAAGCACTGATACTGGATATGGATAACACCATATTCCCAACCAAAACCATTTCAGATGAGATCTTCGCCACCATCGAACATCTGATGGAAGAGCATCGCGGCAACTTAAACGACGAACAGTTAGCCGAAGCCAAGACTGCATTAAGCCGCACACCTTTCCAAAAAGTGGCTGATGAACATGGCTTTACCGAAGAGTTTAAAACCAACGCTATCGAACTGCTCAAAAATACCACATACAACAAACCCATCAAACCTTACAAGGATTATGAGATTGTTGAATCCATCAGCTTACCCAAATTTCTGGTAACGTTTGGTTTTGTAAAACTACAGCAGAGCAAAATTGATGGTTTGGGTGTTCGCAGCCATTTTAAGGAGATTTTTGTAGTTGATCCCGAGATCAGCTCTAAAACCAAGCGCGATATTTTTGTGGATATAATGGAGAAATACGGCTACCACAAAGATGAACTGCTGGCCATTGGTGATGACCCAGAATCTGAAATAAAAGCGGCCCACGATCTCGGTATTAAAACCTACCTGTATGATCCTGAAAGCCGCTTTAAAACCGGCACAGTAACCTACCACGAGCAGAACTACAAGAAGTTGCAATGGCTGATCGAGAATCAGAAAGAATGATTTTCGGATTTGAAAAAGCGTAGTGCCTCGTCCCGTTCTTCGGGTGTGTTGGCGTTTCTAAACTCACTTACATCGGGTGCGGTCAACAATTCAATATCACTATTGATCAACACTTTGCGCGGGCACGAATAGCCCTGCGCCAAAAACTGCAGCATTACCGGGTAAGCGCGTGGTTCCCAAATGGTAATCAACGGTTCGGGGAATTTACTATCGCTATCTAAAAATGCAGTAGCCAGTTTTGATGGGTTACGATGTTTCACCAGGTAATCTAAAGTATCGGCGGTTAAATAAGGCAAATCGCAGGCTACGGTTAACCAGGCCGCATTTGGGTTGCTTTGCATGGCCGACAGTATCCCACCGAACGGCCCTAAACCTATAAAAGTATCCTCAATGGTTTCAAAGCCGGTTTTGGTGTTATCTGATAAATAAACATGGCCACAAAAACGACCAAGCATCTCAACCATATAAGCCCGCTGAGTCATGCCGTGGTAAGCGATACTGCCTTTGTCAGCCAGCATACGGGTGCTTTTGCCTCCGGCTAAAACCAGTCCGCTAAGTGGGGCCACGCTTTCGTTTAAAAATATGGTAAGGAAGGAGATGATCCTGGCCTCATCCTGCAAAGCCAGTACCGGGACGTTTTTTATATCCGGCAAATGGGCTTCCATAAACTCTGGGATGCGCGCATGTTCACTTAGCAATATCAACGCAACATCGGTTAGCTT
Coding sequences within:
- a CDS encoding MDR family MFS transporter, with amino-acid sequence MTSPIQLYKKAYSGLSRNSWYLSLVVLINRSGTMVLPFMTIYCTQALHFTIVQAGIIMGLFGLGSITGAFIGGKITDKYGFYDVQVCSLLSAGLLFILLGYQTNFFAICGCVYILSMCNDAFRPANSTAIAAYSTPENKTRSYSLNRLAVNLGWSFGGALGGFLAAHNYHLLFWVDGCTNLMSGLLLLKIMPRSNYKKPANDTHPDAKTSPYKDSIYMIFILLTTLFGMCFFQTFTIQPVFYKTIWHIDERVIGSLMALNGLMVAFIEMVLINWLEGKRHALRYICLGVLLTGISLTFMNLLPPAVWVATMVIIVISFGEMFAMPFMNSFWIVRTNDNNRGQYAALYTMAWSAAQILAPVIGSQIIALFGYGALWWSLACVCLAAAIGFLLLYKLRFQNQLITIKSEVE
- a CDS encoding HAD family hydrolase, which translates into the protein MIKALILDMDNTIFPTKTISDEIFATIEHLMEEHRGNLNDEQLAEAKTALSRTPFQKVADEHGFTEEFKTNAIELLKNTTYNKPIKPYKDYEIVESISLPKFLVTFGFVKLQQSKIDGLGVRSHFKEIFVVDPEISSKTKRDIFVDIMEKYGYHKDELLAIGDDPESEIKAAHDLGIKTYLYDPESRFKTGTVTYHEQNYKKLQWLIENQKE
- a CDS encoding NTP transferase domain-containing protein, which gives rise to MITKTNKPHQKHAQLARPNLGDFGRNELAILGAPCNVIRSLAERWLKLLDGKWKVAYADADHKNDSPSNDLLEGASLQFTDKISHKRIDFRQKNVTHLSNRILFNNEDLVLINGNHFIGKKQIVIIHPDKPLNEKLDKLTDVALILLSEHARIPEFMEAHLPDIKNVPVLALQDEARIISFLTIFLNESVAPLSGLVLAGGKSTRMLADKGSIAYHGMTQRAYMVEMLGRFCGHVYLSDNTKTGFETIEDTFIGLGPFGGILSAMQSNPNAAWLTVACDLPYLTADTLDYLVKHRNPSKLATAFLDSDSKFPEPLITIWEPRAYPVMLQFLAQGYSCPRKVLINSDIELLTAPDVSEFRNANTPEERDEALRFFKSENHSF